CAGAAATAGTAAATCCCGAAGTGATGCTGCTCACGCCCAGGCCTTCCTGCAACGCGCCGCCGATAATGAAAATCGTGTCGCCCACGGTGACCGCGCCCACGCCGTGCCGCGGCGCCGGCATCGGAGGCAACGATTGCCAGGTGTTTGATCGGGGATCATATTCTTCCACCTCATCAAAAACACCGGGAATTTCGCCGCCGAAAACATAGAGCTTACCATGCAACGCCGCGGCCGCCAAGCCGCCGCGCGCTGTCGGCATGCTGGCGAGCGTGTACCAGCGATTGGTTGCCGGCGAATAAGCCTCGAGACGCGCGGTGTTGCCAATCGCGGAAAAATCCCGGCCGCCGATGACGTAAATCAACGAATCGATCACTACTGCGGCGAGATGCTCACGCGGCGTCGGCATTGCGGCGAGTGTGTGCCAATTATTGGCGCGAGGATCATAAACCTGATTGGTGCTCACCACAGCCCCCGAGCTGCTAACGCCGCCGATGACATAAATCTTTTCACCGTAGGCAACGGCCACGCCGGCGCCGCGCGCAGCAGGCATTGCCATTTTTTCCGACCAACTGTTCGCCGCAAAATTGAATTCAAACACGCGCGCTGTTGCCGCGAAGGAATTGCCCGAGTACCCGCCCAAGACATACAGTCTGCCGTTGGCCGCAGCAAAATGCAAATGATGCATCATCAAAGGCAGCGATGGAGCCGTCGACCATTGATTGGTAACCGGTTCGAAGACTTCGATAGTATTGGTTGCCACACCGCCGCTGCGCAGGCCGCCGGGCACATAAATCTTGCCTTGCAAAACCGCGTGCGGAATCTCCTGGCGCGGCGTCGGCAACGGCGCGCGTGTGAACCACGTGCCGTTTGTTTGGGATAATGTTGGCGCGCTAACGCAGAGGAGGATTGTTGCCAGCCAAAGAGGTATGCAGGATAAAAATTTGCAATGCATGAAGCAATTTCCTCAAACTCACGGCAACGTTGTTTCGGGCTCTGCAACAAAGCAAAACGATTACTCGCCTTTTTGCAATCGGCTGAACGGTTGCTATTCTTTTTCTTTCCAGATCAAGAACATTCCCGGCCGGTCGTCGGGCCGCCGGCGGAAGCCGTATTTCTCATAAAATTTTTCCACGCCCTGGGCGGCCATCAGAGCGATGAAGCTGTTGTGCGAAGCATACGCGGCGATGAAATCCATGACGCGCGCCATGATTTGTCGCCCAATGCCTTGTGCTTGAAGCTCTGGCAACACAATGATGTCCTGAATATAAAAATAAATCGCGCCATCACCAACCACGCGACCGCAACCAACGATTTCGCTCTCGCGCATAGCGC
This genomic interval from Cytophagia bacterium CHB2 contains the following:
- a CDS encoding T9SS type A sorting domain-containing protein, which codes for MHCKFLSCIPLWLATILLCVSAPTLSQTNGTWFTRAPLPTPRQEIPHAVLQGKIYVPGGLRSGGVATNTIEVFEPVTNQWSTAPSLPLMMHHLHFAAANGRLYVLGGYSGNSFAATARVFEFNFAANSWSEKMAMPAARGAGVAVAYGEKIYVIGGVSSSGAVVSTNQVYDPRANNWHTLAAMPTPREHLAAVVIDSLIYVIGGRDFSAIGNTARLEAYSPATNRWYTLASMPTARGGLAAAALHGKLYVFGGEIPGVFDEVEEYDPRSNTWQSLPPMPAPRHGVGAVTVGDTIFIIGGALQEGLGVSSITSGFTISAPSEVAETERELPRTYTLLQNYPNPFNASTLIRFGVPQPSHVTLKIFNAIGQEKATLVDGQVAAGWHAVSWHAAEAPSGVYFCRFQSGEVTQTMKLILLR
- a CDS encoding GNAT family N-acetyltransferase translates to MSTDIIIVEQIPNARDYRRLRRAVGWDDLEEQVVQRGLQQSLYAVCAMRESEIVGCGRVVGDGAIYFYIQDIIVLPELQAQGIGRQIMARVMDFIAAYASHNSFIALMAAQGVEKFYEKYGFRRRPDDRPGMFLIWKEKE